The following is a genomic window from Bactrocera tryoni isolate S06 chromosome 2, CSIRO_BtryS06_freeze2, whole genome shotgun sequence.
CTGCCGCAACTCACAGATGGCATAATGCTGAGCAATGCAATTGTTATCATTCATatagaatatattttcaaaagccCAAAGATGTACACAATCCTCATTTTGACCAGCATTGTCTGGTTGACCGCCTGCCCATTTAGCATAGAGCATTGGACGTCCGTCTTTTAGTGACATAAATTTACCCTCATCGGCCAAATCGGTCAGACCCAGCCAAAAATTTTTACCAATATGACCTTCATTCGtggttaaataaaaactcaatgcATTCATCTCAGCTAGCGATTCAATTACGGCTAAATCACTATCATAGTTGCGACAAAAAAGCACCGCACCGAACCAATTCATCTGTAATTAAGAGAtttgaattatataattttaattgtgaAACTTCTAAGTAAATTACCGTAGTAGCAGTATTTATTAAGTAATATTTACTACCGATCTCTATGAAGGGTTGAGTCTCATTCTCACCTACAATTTAGAAAGAGTTACAATTGCAGAAGAAAAAGTTCACATTCTTCCTTAAGAATGACTCACTGCGATTGGAAATATTAATAGACTGGGGTAAGATCCCCGCAaagcacaaaattaaaatacagcATTTTGTCAAACCCATTTTGTCGCTGATTAATTACTTTATTAACACCGTATTTGCAGGCAATCTCAATCGACACTGAAGAATGTGTCGCGAAAAGTGTGATTATAGCGTAGAATACccaatttatatatgtgtgtatgtttatatatatttgttccaACTTTTGTTGATATACAGCACatactttcatatttttgtacacGCGCACAATTTGTAGCGTTGTATATTATAACTTTGTTCGTATACAATTGTGTAATTACGATGCATCATATATTCGTATAATCCCCACAAAACTCTACTCTTCCTTTGTATATTTCAagcaatacatatttttaatagaacTAGTGAATCATACACTTATCATAAGTAGAGCCGAGATAGAAAGTGGTACAAATAAAATACgcattatcaaaatattatatatttatacattactTCCGTGAAGTTCGCTTTTTAATTTGCATGGTTGACTATCAACTTCGTCTAATGTCCAAATAGACaacttgtttttttgtaaattagttACAAGAGAACAACCTGGTTAAATCGTGGGCTGATCCTGTTGTTGGTTCTGCCCGTTATCCCGTGAGTAGCAATAAAATACGCAACAAGTTTTATGCCGTATTGGTCAGGAATGTACAATGAGTCGAATTATCGCGTCTGCCAACCCCGCAGGGTTATCACTTCCACGGCTTATCAGATTGACTATTGAACTACATCCCTAAGTAAAATTGTACCAGCGCGATTTCAAGCAATTGGGtttctgaaattaaataaaattggtgaatattaaaaaaagaataaagaaattGATGTGGTTAAGCGAAATTTGGTCTCGCCATTGACCTGTGAAGCACCCCTAACTCActgaatttatgcaaattaaaattaaaatatcaatattcgTGAagaattctttgaaaattttcccataatttttttagtcctgcaacatgttgctaatgagttttgttcacctaacgtttgtttgtatcacctaaaactaatcgagttagacatagggttatacttgtatatactccTTGTCTGACTTTTTACCGccaatatcggtcaatgtgtgagaaatatatttgaaaatcagAGATAATCTTTTCTTAGTAATCGTATGGCTGTATGCTATACCTAAGACTCATCGCCAATAAGGTATTATTATTACTACTCATGACATCctgatagtcggaaagcataGCTTCACAGATGTTAACGCGCCactgttttccgaaaaatttagtgattctAGAATCAATCATGCTTTTTTTTTAGCGCCAAATGatcttttaaaattgtttctactaatccttccgatattccagcgATGCTAGAAAGATttctgactattaatcgtcgattcccaggcaccaattcctttacttTATTGACGTGGTTCGTCGTTTTTGACCCTCCTTGAATAATTTTGATCAATCAAACAcatttgctcgcgacaaacaattatcatcgAAGCCCTTTTTTAACATACTAAACGTTTCGACaccaaaaacttgattccgcacacaaaatttaaaggaacttctttgttgaacaatttgcactttatgtacttcagaagaCAGACGATATTTGGAAGTATGTCGCATCAACacaatcattagtgtttagtatactcTTTTCTTGCATAGCCAATAGTTAATTTTGCATCGAATCTTGCTCATTGATATTTACTCTCTTGACACATTCCGCGACACTGACAAGATCACTTATAACGTtacaagtataaaatatttaaaagaaggtATTGTTATAAAACAacgattttattaataaaactgGCACTTCCACCTGACTAATTTCGACAGTTTGGAACATTTGTATGTTGCATGTAtctttccataaaatttttcaaatcacaCATGTCACAAGTCTTCTTCGGCTGCCGCAACTCACAGATGGCATAATGCTGAGCCATGCAATTCTCATCATTCATacggaaaatattattaactgGCCAAAGATGTAAGCAATCCTCATTTTGACCAGCATTGTCTGGTTGACCGCCTGACCATTTAGCATAGAGCATTGGACGTCCGTCTTTGAGTGACATAAATTTACCCTCATCGGCCAAATCGGTGGCACCAAGCCAAAAATGTCTTTCAATGTGACCATTCGtggttaaataaaaactcagtGCATTCATCTCGGCTTCCGACTCGATTACGACCAAATCGCTATCATAGTTGCGGCAATAAAGCACCGCACTGAACCAATTCATCTGTAATTAAGAGATTtgaattacataattttaatgTGGAAACTTTAAAGTAAATTACATTAGTAGCAGTGTTTATTAGGTAATATTTACTACCGATCTCTATGAAGGGTTGTGTCTCATTCTCACCTGCAATTTAGAAAGAGTTACAGTTGCAAAAGTAAATGCTTTTTCTTCCTGCAGAATGACTCACCGTGATTGGAAATATTAATAGATTGGGGTAAGACCCCCGCAaagcacaaaattaaaataaaatattgcgtCAATCCCATTTTGGCGTTGATTAATTACTTTATTAACACCGTATTTGCAAGCAAGCACAACCGACACCGAAGAATGTTTATCGAACAATGTGATTGTAAACTGGAATatccaatttatataaatttattatattggatacacatatgtatgaatatgtatatgtatatatatataatatatatctaaaTTGGATATCCCCgtctatatatttgtatatatgtctTTCGTACTTTTGTTGATATgaagtttgtatttttgtattttttacacGAACGCAATTTAAAAGCTTTGATATTATAGCGTTATTCGTCTAACGAAAGTGTAGTACATTTCATTATTTGGTTATATTCGTAAAAGTCTCAGAAATATAAACGAAATCTGTTTGCAATGGGTAATTTAAGCAATAGTCCACAGAAAACGTTACAGTTTTCTCTTCTAATAGAACTAGTGGATGTAACTCTTATGACAAGAAGAATCGCTGTCAAAAATTGTCTTAGTAAGTATCTTCGAGTATTatcagcttgaaatatattcATACCTTCACGAAGGTAGTCTTTTGATTTGAACATTTGAGCTTTAATTTAGCCTATTACCCAAATAGAAAGCCGCTTTTTTTGTACCATACCTACGACGGTCAGGTGTATGTAACCTAATTGATGCCGGATTTTTAGCCGGCAGATGTTAGTTCGGtaatattcaacaaatttatttggaaaCTCTATTTAAGTTGTTTAATGGCTTTCGTAACTCGTAAGATTATTTAGTGTTGTTCTATCCAAGTTCAGTCCCTCCTTAGTCATTCTCTGATAATATTTTAAGCTTGAGAAAGGAAATATGTTTCATTATCACTTAAGTCTTTTAACCACTACTTGAAAACGCATATACTTGGATGgattcatgcatacatacatacatatgtatctctattAATGTATGATAATtagaaaacaaaatgaaatgttttgaaTGGGGAACTTTTACTATTAACTTTTGGGaatcaaaaccagggaaatactttaaggagTAAACCTtcagacacataaggtttgttaaaaaaacgaATATCAGTAAGTGAAGTACATATTTGGAAGTTGAGGTAGTGTCGACCCAATTTTACCGTTTTTCTCAATACCACCCACTATTGACaagccacatactaaaaaaccaattatatagagtaaagtcgccgtaatgtttgaaaatcctgatattagttaaatgggggctaggtcaagatttcgcccaattttatctattttaggcacaaaaataaacgttataaataaaacatgttctctaatttttattaagataactcaaatcTTGGCAGATGtgctactgtgatcaaattgaaaggtgaatttttaatttatgctttgcgtgtttttcgaatcggtagtACTGTTAGTAACATCTATGCTatatttcacgtcaaaatattcattagtatttgagatacgcacTGGAGAATTCATTGGCATAAGAGTACTGCAGCGGTTGGggtttactttgaaggagatgacatagacaaaattcacctttcaatttgatcacagtagtaataCAAGGTATCGTTAGTAAATAGTAAATTCGGTTCTTCTACAAAACTAATATTGGTAGTTAGGAGGTTTTGCAGGTTGCATAAatcttttcatacaattttcaaatgaaGTGAGTTGTGTGCGGGTTATCGCTTTTCACAGATGACATAAGCCTGCTTCGTGCAATCGTGATCATTCATAAGGAATGTATTATTAATGGCCCAAAGAAGTACACAATCCTCACTTTTGCCATAATCATTTGGCTCACCGCCTGGCTATTTCGCAAAAGGCATTGGACGATCGTCTGTGATTGACATAAATTTTCCCTACTTCACCAAATCGGTGACGCCAAGCCAAAACTTTTTACCGACATGACCTTCGTTCGTGGTTAAATAGAAATTCAGCGCATTCATCTCGGCTTCCGACGCGATTACGGCCAAATCACTATCAAAGAAGTGACAATAAAAGACAGCATCGAACCAGTTCATCTGTAATTGAGCGGCttgaattattaaaatgtaATGTAATGCAATTATTGAAGCTAATTCACCGCCACAGTAGTgtttattagataatatttacGGTCGATCTTTGCGAAGGGTTGCGTCTCATTTTCATCTGCAATTTAGAAAGAATTATATTggaactaaataaaaaatatatttttcttgtaaaatGACTCGCCGTTATCAGTAAATTTGAACGAAAAAACCCGCATAacgtacaaaattaaaatacaatattgTGAAAGTCTCATTTCGGTCTGGATTATTGATTTCATTAACATCGTTTTTGTAGGCAATCTCAACCGACACTGAAGAATGTGTCGCGAAGAGTGTGATTATAGAGTGGAATGCCCAATTAATATacgtgtgtatgtttatatatagtatatattagggtgattcaaaaaaaatctaagaaagcctctccaaatatgagtttttaattgtaacgggaaggtcctccgcctaacggttttctattttttcttattatcagatagaaaaatttatatctcgcttccaactacttgaaaaaatatcatgttaattaagttttgtaggaaattgaatgctctaaaatatggtctcttatgatttttttataaacccaaccgtttaaaaaatattaacggttgaaatttgactatttttggaaaagttctttatttcttattaattttataactcaatgacaaaaaattattatgaatgatgaaacacatagttttgtaggaaatttactgctctataaaaatggtcttatatgatttttcgattaagttaagcatttacgagatattcatcgtcaaacatcaatgcatattagggtggatcaaaaaaaaacttttttttcgtttggtactctgaaaaataggttcctagacacctctaagaaagcctctccaaaaatctattcataataatttttttcattgagttataaaattcataagaaataaaaaaattttccaaaaatagtcaaatttcaaccgttaatatcttttaaacggttgggtttccgaaaaaatcagaagagaccatattttagagcattcaatttcctacaaaacctaattaacaagatattttttcaagtagttggaagcgagatataagtTTTTCTatgtgtctaggaacctatttttacgagtaccaattgaaaaaaaaaatttttttttttgaatcaccctagtatatatatatgtattccaACTTTTGCTGATATACAGTACatactttcatatttttgtacGCGTGCACAATTTGTAGCATCGGATATAATAACTTTGTTTGCGTACAGTTGTATAATTACATTGCATCATATATTCGTATAATCCCTAGAAAACGCTTGTATATTTCAAGctacacatatttttaatagaacTTCTTCGAAGTCGAAAGTGGTATGTTTGTACTTCGGTGAAgtaagaattttaatttgttcgGTTGATTATTAGTTTTGTCAGGTTCTGCCCGATGCCCAGTAGGTAGCAATAAAATACGCAACAAGTTTTATGCCGTAATGGTCAAGaatgtaacgggtgatccaagtggagatactttttcaatagcctttatttgacagatcacacaTGTCTCGCGcaaagctgtcatgttatttttatttagtgttGTTTGGCAATTCATCTTGGAAAGACTTACACCTGAACAACGTATTCAATTTGTTTCACTTTCTTACGAATATTCACGTTGTATAAAGAATGTTTTTCGCgcgctttgctcaacttatggtcaatacaATCGGCCTCAGAGTGTACAATTCGCAACATCACaacacccatcttgagacctaggatttattattggataatatccGACTGAATATGTCACGTCCAGaacgcagtgaaaaaaatatagcagtcgtagctgagagtatacacgaagaccgtggagagtcgattcggcgtcgttcgcagcaactcgtactgacgtatggaacgacttggcacaaTGATTACAATGACTTTGTAAACAAGCGAAACTGCCGCATTTGAGAAGAAGAGCAGCCTGAAGAGCTGGCATTTCGTGTAGAAAAAACAATCGCCATTGACCGTTAtgacgccatgataaccgacaatATGATGCCtcaaattaaagctcgtgatctcggagacatttggtttcaacgagatggcgccacttctcacacatcacatcaatcaatggatttattgtgagaacacttcggtgagcagatagtttgacgttttgggccggtcgattggctacgTTTGATATCACACCCTTAGACTTTTCCCTGTGGAGATaggtaaagtttaaagtctacgcggacaatcccacttcaattcagaccttggagcaaaacatcacgcccGTCATTCGCAAGTTatcagtcaaaatgctcgaacgaagcatcgaaaattggactcaacggatgccA
Proteins encoded in this region:
- the LOC120767417 gene encoding C-type lectin 37Db-like, giving the protein MGLTKCCILILCFAGILPQSINISNRSENETQPFIEIGSKYYLINTATTMNWFGAVLFCRNYDSDLAVIESLAEMNALSFYLTTNEGHIGKNFWLGLTDLADEGKFMSLKDGRPMLYAKWAGGQPDNAGQNEDCVHLWAFENIFYMNDNNCIAQHYAICELRQPKKTCDVCDLKNFMERFMQHTNIPNCRN
- the LOC120767419 gene encoding C-type lectin 37Db-like; translation: MGLTQYFILILCFAGVLPQSINISNHGENETQPFIEIGSKYYLINTATNMNWFSAVLYCRNYDSDLVVIESEAEMNALSFYLTTNGHIERHFWLGATDLADEGKFMSLKDGRPMLYAKWSGGQPDNAGQNEDCLHLWPVNNIFRMNDENCMAQHYAICELRQPKKTCDMCDLKNFMERYMQHTNVPNCRN